The following proteins come from a genomic window of Lycium ferocissimum isolate CSIRO_LF1 chromosome 4, AGI_CSIRO_Lferr_CH_V1, whole genome shotgun sequence:
- the LOC132053134 gene encoding pectinesterase 4-like, protein MVGKIVVSLVSLILVVGVVLGVAIALHKGSKDDGQQSTKVQMKASIEEFCKPAEFQIACFESLDSVAKNDSATMKDYLLASFKVTGDEIKKSLAVVQNTPIDNKTDPYNHMAVEDCKELLEYAVEELQDSYSMVGDTELHSLGDHVSELLNWLGAVYSYQSMCIDGIDKPEYKEALENGMRNATQLTHNAINIVAKISTVLQAFNVSIASTNTTTSSNNHRRLLGYPTWFPVADRKLLAGGGRHRITPHAVVAKDGSGQYNTVAAALAAYPKNHRGKYFVYVKAGIYDEHIIISKKQPNVFIYGDGAGKTIITGNRNFGLMKITTQDTATFAVLGNGFVARSITFRNTAGPQGHQAVALRINGDMAAVFDCSIEGYQDTLYYQNHRQFYRNCVISGTIDFIFGRGSAVIQNSLIIARRPLEGQYNTIAADGKEIASKPGGVVFQNCRIVPEKELFPVRFQLASYLGRPWKPYATTVFMESELGDFIRPEGWMIWEGKSFERTCHYSEFANRGPGALSNNRNKSFQNFRLINPFEAAQYTADRWINGYLWLRHTGAPFYLGLGGR, encoded by the exons ATGGTGGGGAAAATAGTGGTTTCGTTGGTATCCTTGATTCTTGTGGTCGGTGTGGTATTGGGAGTGGCGATCGCCCTgcacaaaggttcaaaagacGATGGTCAACAAAGCACCAAAGTCCAAATGAAGGCATCCATTGAAGAGTTCTGTAAACCTGCGGAATTCCAAATAGCTTGTTTTGAGAGCCTTGATTCAGTGGCTAAGAACGATAGTGCTACCATGAAAGATTACCTCTTGGCTTCCTTCAAAGTGACCGGGGACGAAATCAAGAAATCTTTAGCGGTGGTGCAAAATACTCCTATTGACAATAAAACAGATCCTTACAATCACATGGCAGTAGAGGATTGCAaagagttgttggaatatgCGGTTGAGGAACTCCAGGACTCCTACTCTATGGTTGGGGATACCGAATTGCATTCCCTCGGCGATCATGTGAGTGAACTGTTGAACTGGCTTGGTGCGGTGTACTCCTATCAAAGCATGTGCATAGATGGTATCGACAAGCCTGAATACAAAGAAGCTTTAGAAAATGGCATGCGGAATGCAACCCAACTCACCCACAACGCAATCAACATCGTAGCAAAGATTTCAACCGTCCTCCAAGCCTTCAACGTCTCAATTGCAAGCACTAATACTACTACATCATCTAATAATCACCGCCGCCTCCTTGGTTACCCTACTTGGTTCCCAGTTGCCGACCGTAAGCTTTTAGCAGGAGGAGGACGACATAGGATAACTCCTCATGCAGTGGTCGCCAAGGATGGCAGTGGCCAGTACAATACCGTCGCTGCTGCCCTCGCTGCATATCCTAAAAACCATAGAGGCAAATACTTTGTCTATGTCAAAGCTGGAATCTATGACGAGCATATCATCATCTCTAAAAAGCAACCAAACGTCTTTATCTACGGCGATGGAGCAGGGAAAACCATCATTACCGGAAATAGAAACTTTGGTCTCATGAAAATAACCACACAAGACACTGCTACTTTCG CTGTTCTTGGCAATGGGTTCGTTGCTAGGAGCATTACCTTCCGCAACACTGCTGGTCCACAAGGGCACCAAGCCGTGGCTCTTCGAATTAACGGTGATATGGCTGCCGTTTTTGACTGCAGCATTGAAGGTTATCAAGACACCTTGTACTATCAAAACCATCGGCAATTCTATCGCAACTGTGTCATATCTGGTACCATAGATTTCATTTTTGGCAGGGGCTCAGCAGTAATCCAGAATAGTTTGATCATAGCGAGGAGACCTTTGGAGGGCCAGTACAACACTATCGCTGCCGATGGCAAAGAAATAGCAAGTAAACCAGGTGGGGTGGTATTCCAGAACTGCAGAATCGTTCCAGAAAAGGAATTGTTTCCGGTCAGGTTCCAGCTTGCGTCTTACTTGGGCCGTCCCTGGAAGCCCTACGCAACAACGGTATTCATGGAGAGCGAATTGGGTGATTTCATCCGCCCAGAAGGTTGGATGATATGGGAAGGCAAATCGTTCGAGCGGACCTGTCATTACTCCGAGTTTGCCAACCGCGGACCGGGTGCTCTCAGCAATAACAGGAACAAGAGCTTCCAGAACTTCCGTCTTATTAACCCATTTGAAGCAGCTCAATACACAGCTGATCGCTGGATTAATGGATATCTCTGGTTGAGGCACACTGGTGCGCCTTTTTACCTTGGCCTCGGAGGAAGATAA
- the LOC132053135 gene encoding uncharacterized protein LOC132053135 isoform X1 — translation MARSEDFVYRISTMDEWESLQKTGSTFGGELDRTTGCIHLSKLHQVQPTLLNFFLNVKDDLYLLQIDAKRLGNGLVYEAVDDSNVFPHFYGPSRSFSPLPLDAVIKGEKLVVSDGKFICSMLS, via the exons ATGGCTCGAAGCGAAGATTTCGTGTACCGAATCAGTACGATGGATGAGTGGGAATCACTGCAGAAAACAGGCAGCACTTTTGGCGGGGAGCTTGACCGAACCACTGGCTGTATACATCTCAGTAAGCTGCACCAG GTTCAACCAACTTTGCTGAACTTTTTCCTGAACGTTAAGGATGATTTGTACTTGCTGCAGATCGATGCTAAAAGG CTTGGGAATGGGTTGGTTTATGAAGCTGTCGATGACTCAAATGTCTTTCCTCACTTTTATGGCCCATCTCGGAGTTTCAGTCCTCTACCACTAGATGCAGTCATTAAAGGGGAGAAGTTAGTGGTGTCGGATGGAAAATTTATATGCAGCATGCTCAGTTGA
- the LOC132053135 gene encoding uncharacterized protein LOC132053135 isoform X2, whose protein sequence is MARSEDFVYRISTMDEWESLQKTGSTFGGELDRTTGCIHLSKLHQVQPTLLNFFLNVKDDLYLLQIDAKRMREVFLL, encoded by the exons ATGGCTCGAAGCGAAGATTTCGTGTACCGAATCAGTACGATGGATGAGTGGGAATCACTGCAGAAAACAGGCAGCACTTTTGGCGGGGAGCTTGACCGAACCACTGGCTGTATACATCTCAGTAAGCTGCACCAG GTTCAACCAACTTTGCTGAACTTTTTCCTGAACGTTAAGGATGATTTGTACTTGCTGCAGATCGATGCTAAAAGG ATGAGAGAAGTTTTCCTGTTATGA